Proteins from a genomic interval of Cygnus olor isolate bCygOlo1 chromosome 9, bCygOlo1.pri.v2, whole genome shotgun sequence:
- the IRS1 gene encoding insulin receptor substrate 1, whose translation MIQNWWLSFPAGLAVLGFCVLLTAVTAPPPLAMASPTDNNEGFFSDVRKVGYLRKPKSMHKRFFVLRAASESGPARLEYYENEKKWRHKSGAPKRSIPLESCFNINKRADSKNKHLVALYTKDEHFAIAADSEPEQESWYQALLQLHNRAKGHHHLHHHHHHHHSDVTFGGSSVGLGEAGEDSYGEVAPGPAFKEVWQVILKPKGLGQTKNLIGIYRLCLTNKTISFVKLNSDAAAVVLQLLNIRRCGHSENFFFIEVGRSAVTGPGEFWMQVDDSVVAQNMHETILEAMRAMSEEFRPRSKSQSSSNCSNPISVPLRSRHHINNPPPSQVGLSRRSRTESVTATSPAGGGGGGTGGKPSSFRVRASSDGEGTMSRPASVDGSPVSPSANRTHSHRHRGNSRLHPPLNHSRSIPMPSSRCSPSATSPVSLSSSSTSGHGSTSDCLFPRRSSASVSGSPSDGGFISSDEYGSSPCDFRSSFRSVTPDSLGHTPPARGDEELNYICMGGKATSSCCSLAAPNGHFIPRTCHPQQQPRYPSTPCCPRGGSEDVADLEKAFRKRTHSAGTSPTISHQKTPSQSSVASIEEYTEMLPSYPCGGGRLPSYRHSAFVPTHSYPEECLEMHHLDGGHHRTNSAPHTDDGYMPMSPGVAPVPSGGAPPKGGDYMPMSPKSVSAPQQIINPGRGGRHPPATVDSNGYMMMSPSGSYSPDSGSAGYGKIWTNGAGHHPKLSVESNEGKLPCGGSDYINMSPASGSTTSTPPDCYFGGAGQPGVEEAAAVAHHKPIYSYFSLPRSFKHVHRRGGGTAGEEGSPQPRVALGSNRLLYAAEDSSSSASSDSLGGGGGGPDGVPPSHPQPPRKVDTAVQTKGRLARPTRLSLGGPKASTLPRAREQPPLLLPPEPKSPGEYVNIEFIASDKPPFPVAALGLPRLPGSEAAEEYMNMELGPRAAPAVPSSRDYVTMRLGGSCSDSPSPSSPALLLGYADKPPAVASPELAAAAPPRSSSSSLLGGPGAGSAFTRVSLSPGRTPSAKVIRADPQGGRRRHSSETFSSTPTAARGAPGGCPGAPFPCGGVGGAEEVKRHSSASFDNVWLRPAAGEAAGAPAARREPGAAPALENGLNYIDLDLVKDFGHHRHHHHHHHLHPATEGASLSGGKPPPPPQPKSPSQPRGSGHPSDDSSAYASISFQKREEM comes from the coding sequence GTGGTTGTCTTTTCCGGCTGGCTTGgctgttttggggttttgtgtaCTACTGACTGCTGTAACAGCACCGCCACCTCTCGCCATGGCCAGCCCCACAGATAATAACGAGGGCTTCTTCTCAGATGTCAGAAAGGTGGGTTACTTGCGCAAACCCAAGAGCATGCATAAACGCTTTTTCGTGCTGAGGGCAGCCAGCGAGTCTGGACCCGCCCGGCTGGAGTATTACGAGAATGAGAAGAAATGGAGACACAAGTCAGGGGCCCCCAAGCGCTCCATCCCACTGGAAAGCTGCTTCAACATCAACAAACGGGCTGACTCCAAGAACAAGCACCTGGTGGCCCTCTACACCAAGGACGAGCACTTTGCCATTGCAGCTGACAGCGAGcctgagcaggagagctggtACCAAGCGCTGCTGCAGTTGCACAACCGGGCCAAgggccaccaccacctccaccaccatcaccaccaccaccacagcgATGTCACCTTTGGAGgcagcagcgtggggctgggggaagcgGGAGAGGACAGCTACGGCGAGGTAGCCCCTGGTCCAGCTTTTAAGGAGGTTTGGCAAGTAATCCTGAAGCCTAAGGGGCTAGGCCAGACAAAGAACCTGATTGGCATCTACCGCCTGTGCCTGACTAACAAGACCATCAGCTTTGTGAAGCTGAACTCTGATGCggctgctgtggtgctgcagctgctcaatATCCGCCGCTGTGGTCACTCCGAGAACTTCTTCTTCATTGAGGTGGGGCGCTCGGCTGTGACCGGGCCCGGTGAGTTCTGGATGCAAGTGGATGACTCGGTGGTGGCGCAGAACATGCACGAAACCATCCTGGAGGCCATGCGAGCCATGAGTGAGGAATTCCGGCCCCGCAGCAAGAGCCAGTCCTCCTCCAACTGTTCCAACCCCATTTCAGTGCCCCTCCGTAGTAGGCACCACATCAACAACCCTCCGCCCAGCCAAGTGGGGCTCAGTCGCCGTTCCAGGACTGAGAGTGTCACAGCCACCTCTCCTGCCGGCGGAGGGGGTGGAGGCACGGGTGGCAAACCCAGCTCTTTCCGGGTTCGCGCATCAAGCGATGGGGAAGGCACAATGTCAAGGCCTGCCTCAGTGGATGGTAGCCCAGTTAGTCCCAGTGCCAACCGGACACACTCACATAGACATCGTGGTAACTCCAGGCTCCATCCTCCGCTCAACCACAGCCGTTCCATCCCGATGCCTTCCTCGCGCTGCTCTCCTTCAGCCACCAGCCCAGTCAGCCTGTCATCCAGTAGCACCAGTGGCCATGGCTCCACGTCGGACTGCCTGTTTCCACGAAGGTCTAGTGCTTCTGTTTCTGGCTCCCCTAGTGATGGtggatttatttcttctgatgaGTATGGTTCTAGCCCGTGTGACTTTCGCAGCTCTTTTCGCAGTGTCACCCCAGATTCGTTGGGGCACACCCCACCAGCTAGGGGTGATGAAGAGCTCAACTACATCTGCATGGGGGGGAAGGCCACCTCATcttgctgcagcctggcagctcccAATGGCCACTTCATCCCACGCACCTGCCacccgcagcagcagccccgctaCCCTAGTACGCCGTGCTGTCCCCGAGGTGGCAGCGAGGATGTTGCCGACTTGGAGAAGGCCTTCAGAAAGCGGACTCACTCTGCAGGTACTTCACCCACCATCTCCCACCAGAAGACCCCCTCACAGTCTTCAGTAGCCTCCATTGAGGAGTACACAGAGATGTTGCCTTCTTACCCCTGTGGCGGTGGCCGGCTGCCATCCTACCGGCACTCTGCCTTTGTGCCCACTCACTCCTACCCAGAGGAGTGTCTGGAGATGCACCACCTGGATGGTGGCCACCATCGGACCAACTCTGCCCCTCACACAGATGACGGCTACATGCCCATGTCACCTGGCGTGGCCCCTGTCCCCAGCGGCGGGGCGCCCCCCAAGGGCGGTGACTACATGCCCATGAGTCCTAAGAGTGTGTCGGCCCCACAGCAGATCATCAACCCCGGCAGGGGGGGCCGCCACCCTCCAGCCACGGTGGACTCCAACGGCTACATGATGATGTCCCCTAGTGGCAGCTACTCCCCGGACAGTGGCTCCGCAGGCTACGGCAAGATCTGGACGAATGGTGCCGGCCACCACCCGAAGCTCTCGGTGGAGAGCAATGAGGGGAAGCTCCCTTGTGGCGGCAGCGACTACATCAACATGTCCCCGGCCAGCGGCTCCACCACCAGCACACCACCCGACTGCTACTTTGGGGGCGCGGGGCAGCCGGGCGTCGAGGAGGCTGCTGCCGTGGCCCACCACAAGCCCATCTACTCCTACTTCTCACTGCCACGCTCCTTCAAACACGTGCACCGGCGCGGTGGTGGGACAGCGGGTGAGgagggcagcccccagccccgcgttGCCCTTGGTTCCAACCGCCTCCTCTATGCTGCCGAGGACTCGtcctcctctgccagcagcgACAGCCTgggtggcggtggtggtggcCCTGACGGTGTCCCCCCGTCCCACCCACAGCCGCCACGCAAGGTGGACACGGCCGTGCAGACCAAGGGCCGCCTGGCGCGACCCACACGCCTGTCGCTCGGCGGCCCCAAGGCCAGCACCCTGCCGCGGGCCCGGGAGCagcccccgctgctgctgcccccggAGCCCAAGAGCCCGGGCGAGTATGTCAACATCGAGTTCATCGCCAGCGACAAGCCGCCCTTCCCCGTGGCTGCCCTGGGCCTGCCACGGCTGCCAGGGAGCGAGGCTGCTGAGGAGTACATGAACATGGAGCTGGGCCCGCGGGCAGCCCCTGCGGTTCCCTCCAGCCGGGACTACGTGACCATGCGGCTGGGGGGCTCCTGCTCCGACAGCCCCTCGCCCTCCTCGCCAGCCCTCCTGCTGGGTTACGCTGATAAACCCCCAGCGGTGGCTTCCCCGGAgttggcggcggcggcgcctccgcgctcctcgtcctcctccctGCTCGGGGGGCCTGGTGCGGGCAGCGCCTTCACCCGCGTGAGCCTCAGCCCCGGCCGCACGCCCAGCGCCAAAGTGATCCGTGCCGACCCGCAGGGCGGCCGCCGGCGGCACAGCTCAGAGACCTTCTCGTCCACGCCAACGGCTGCCCGTGGAGCACcagggggctgccccggggcacCGTTCCCCTGTGGGGGCGTGGGGGGAGCCGAGGAGGTGAAGCGCCACAGCTCGGCCTCCTTTGACAACGTGTGGCTGCGGCCCGCCGCCGGGGAGGCGGCCGGAGCCCCCGCTGCCCGCAGggagcctggggctgcccccgcATTGGAGAACGGGCTCAATTATATTGACCTGGACCTGGTGAAGGATTTTGGGcaccaccgccaccaccaccaccatcatcaCCTGCACCCCGCCACTGAGGGCGCCTCCCTGTCGGGGGGGAAGCCCCCGCCACCGCCGCAGCCCAAGTCCCCGAGCCAGCCTCGTGGGAGCGGCCACCCCAGCGATGACTCGAGCGCGTACGCCAGTATCAGCTTCCAGAAGCGGGAGGAGATGTAG